In Zingiber officinale cultivar Zhangliang chromosome 6A, Zo_v1.1, whole genome shotgun sequence, a single genomic region encodes these proteins:
- the LOC121998393 gene encoding NAC domain-containing protein 68-like: MYNPETHTHSMTSSPRFQISLCSGQPLARTANLPRTLLARFLPPAARPVPCPLAHTNGPAPTSLLYIRLLPVFLRSTAHQLFDLFPKRQTLMDTGRDAEAELNLPPGFRFHPTDEELVVDYLVRKATGQRLQVPIIAEIDLYKFDPWDLPEMALFGTKEWYFFTPRDRKYQNGSRPNRAAGRGYWKATGADKTVTPLGSRRPLGIKKALVFYHGKAPRGVKTDWIMHEYRLADVDRSANNKNGDLRLDDCVLCRLYNKKNNWEKKKMKQKQMPTFLRTADSFDTNDDARSWGTKDSDADAGGFQVADAVKEEDDWFMDLNLDDFQSTMEAIGFGPASVVSISNQDYFNQNQSNTQPFWN, from the exons ATGTACAACCCGGAGACGCACACGCACTCCATGACTTCATCTCCTCGCTTTCAGATCTCTCTCTGTTCCGGTCAACCCCTCGCGCGCACCGCGAACCTGCCGCGCACGCTCCTCGCCCGCTTTTTGCCTCCAGCAGCGCGCCCCGTCCCTTGCCCTCTCGCGCACACCAACGGACCAGCTCCAACATCACTCCTATATATTCGCCTCCTCCCTGTCTTCCTCCGCTCAACCGCCCACCAACTGTTCGATCTATTTCCCAAGCGACAGACATTAATGGACACCGGGAGAGACGCCGAGGCCGAGCTCAACCTCCCGCCCGGCTTCCGCTTCCACCCCACCGATGAGGAGCTCGTCGTCGACTACCTCGTCCGCAAGGCCACCGGCCAGCGTCTCCAGGTTCCCATCATCGCCGAGATCGACCTCTACAAGTTCGACCCCTGGGACCTTCCAG AGATGGCGTTGTTCGGAACCAAAGAATGGTACTTCTTCACTCCACGAGACCGAAAATACCAGAACGGATCGAGGCCGAACAGGGCCGCCGGACGAGGGTACTGGAAGGCCACCGGCGCCGACAAGACAGTAACCCCGCTGGGAAGCCGTCGGCCCCTGGGGATAAAGAAGGCTCTAGTGTTCTACCACGGCAAGGCGCCCAGAGGCGTCAAGACAGACTGGATCATGCATGAGTACCGCCTCGCCGATGTCGATCGATCCGCCAATAACAAGAACGGCGACCTGAGA TTGGATGATTGCGTCTTGTGCCGCTTGTACAACAAAAAGAACAactgggagaagaagaagatgaagcagaAACAGATGCCGACGTTTCTGAGGACCGCCGATTCCTTCGACACGAACGACGATGCGAGGTCATGGGGTACTAAAGACTCCGATGCCGACGCCGGCGGCTTCCAGGTGGCGGATGCAGTGAAAGAAGAGGATGATTGGTTTATGGACCTGAATCTGGATGACTTCCAGAGCACAATGGAGGCGATTGGATTTGGACCTGCCTCAGTCGTCAGCATCTCGAACCAGGATTACTTCAACCAGAACCAATCAAACACGCAGCCATTCTGGAATTAG